The genomic region CTTAGTATGAACTCTTAATATTTCATACCTTGCCTGCTTATCCGGTGGTGGTACGTATATTAATTTTTCAAATCTACCTGGTCTTAGTAATGCAGGGTCTAATATATCTGGTCTATTAGTTGCCGCAATTATTACTACATTATCAAGTTTTTCTATTCCGTCCATTTCTGCTAATAATTGATTAACGATTCTTTCTGTTACGCCAGTATCTGGTGACATTCCTCTCATGGGTGCTATTGCATCTATTTCATCGAAGAATATTACTGTTGGGGCGTACATTCTAGCTTTTCTAAAGATCTCTCTTATTGCTCTCTCGCTTTCTCCTACCCATTTTGATAATACTTCTGGACCTCTTACTGCAATGAAGTTTGCTCCACTCTCAGTCGCTACAGCCTTAGCTAACATTGTTTTTCCAGTGCCAGGTGGACCAAATAGTAAGATTCCCTTAGGTGGCTCAATTCCAGTCATCTCATAGTATTCTTGGAACTTTAGCGGATATTCCGCAACTTCCCTCAATTCTTCCTTTATTTCTCCTAGCCCACCAATATCGTCCCATCTTACCTCTGGTACTTCAATGTAAATTTCTCTCATTCCACTAGGTACTATCTCCTTTAGAGCGTTCATGAAATCTTCCATCTTTACTTCCATTGATTCTAAAATTTCTGGTGGAATCTTATCTAACGTAATATCTATCTTTGGTAAGTATCTCCTTAGGGCATTCATTGCCGCTTCTCTTACTAACGCAGCCAAATCTGCACCAGTATATCCGTGAGTAACTTCTGCTAATTTTTCTAGATCTACATCTTTAGCTAATGGCATGTTTCTAGTATGTATTTGAAGAATCTCTAATCTTCCCTGCTTATCTGGTAAAGGTATTTCTATTTCTCTATCAAATCTTCCTGGCCTTCTAAGTGCAGGGTCTACTGCATTTGGTCTATTAGTTGCCGCAATTACTATTACATTACCTCTACTCTCTAACCCATCCATTAAAGTTAATAGTTGCGCTACTACTCTCCTTTCTACTTCCCCTATTACTTCATCTCTCTTAGGTGCTATTGCGTCTATTTCATCTATGAAAATTATAGCCGGGGCATGCTTTTTAGCATCTTCAAATATTTCTCTTAGTCTTTGTTCACTTTCACCGTAAAACTTACTCATTATTTCTGGTCCGTTAATTGAAGTGAAATATGCGTCTGTTTCATTTGCTACAGCCTTGGCTAACAACGTTTTTCCTGTGCCTGGAGGACCATAAAGTAGTACTCCCTTTGGTGGTTCTATTCCTAACCTTTTGAACAATTCTGGATGTCTTAATGGTAATTCTACAAGTTCCCTTACTTTTTGTATTATATTCTTTAATCCTCCTATATCTTCATAAGTTACTCTTGGATACCTAGTCTGTTCAACTGGTTTATCGCTTATGTTTATACTAGTCTCATCAGTAACCATTACTATTCCTGCAGGCCTTACTTGAATTACAGTAAATGGTATAGCTTGCCCAAGTACTGGTATTAGCACAGTATCTCCTTCTACTAATGGAAATTCTTTCAATTTTTTCTTAACATATGCAACAAAACCGGGATCTACGGTAATAGAGAAGTTGGATGGAGCTAGCTTTACAGACGTTGCAGGTTTTACAGTAGCTTTCCTTACTATTACTTTATCTCCTATGGACACTCCAGCGTTTTTCCTTGTTATTCCGTCCATTCTTATTATATCTTTTTCTCCAGTATAATCATCAGCAGATAATGGCCATGCAATTGCTGCTGTTTTTCTTTGCCCTT from Acidianus ambivalens harbors:
- a CDS encoding CDC48 family AAA ATPase, giving the protein MATSSSAEEPRKRELILKVVEARQKDVGRGKVRIDLDLLSQIDVSPGDVVEIEGQRKTAAIAWPLSADDYTGEKDIIRMDGITRKNAGVSIGDKVIVRKATVKPATSVKLAPSNFSITVDPGFVAYVKKKLKEFPLVEGDTVLIPVLGQAIPFTVIQVRPAGIVMVTDETSINISDKPVEQTRYPRVTYEDIGGLKNIIQKVRELVELPLRHPELFKRLGIEPPKGVLLYGPPGTGKTLLAKAVANETDAYFTSINGPEIMSKFYGESEQRLREIFEDAKKHAPAIIFIDEIDAIAPKRDEVIGEVERRVVAQLLTLMDGLESRGNVIVIAATNRPNAVDPALRRPGRFDREIEIPLPDKQGRLEILQIHTRNMPLAKDVDLEKLAEVTHGYTGADLAALVREAAMNALRRYLPKIDITLDKIPPEILESMEVKMEDFMNALKEIVPSGMREIYIEVPEVRWDDIGGLGEIKEELREVAEYPLKFQEYYEMTGIEPPKGILLFGPPGTGKTMLAKAVATESGANFIAVRGPEVLSKWVGESERAIREIFRKARMYAPTVIFFDEIDAIAPMRGMSPDTGVTERIVNQLLAEMDGIEKLDNVVIIAATNRPDILDPALLRPGRFEKLIYVPPPDKQARYEILRVHTKKVVLGEDVNLEEIAEKTDGYTGADLAALVREAAMIAIREGMKTCIDKVSNLCPPTDTDCRDAKMKECMKGSSVKIEMRHFEEALKKVKPSVSQDMIQFYQSWLEKARQQLPRQVLKPSTYA